From one Variovorax sp. PBL-H6 genomic stretch:
- a CDS encoding IS256 family transposase: MTTATMALAELAEKGADVDVLRQMVQFMAQRLMELDVEGRCGAAYDEKNPAERLNSRNGYRERTWDTRAGSVELKIPKLRQGSYFPEFLEPRRTAEKALTAVIQEAYVQGISTRSVDDLVKSLGMSGVSKSQVSRLCGELDERVNAFLGRQIEGDWPYLWIDATYVKTREAGRIVSVAVIVAVGVNTDGQREVLGLKVGASEAEPFWTEFLRSLNRRGLRGVKLVISDSHEGIKAAAAKVLKATWQRCRVHFMRNALAHAGKTQRRMVSAAIGTVFVQDSADAARAQWRSVADQLRDKFPKLGTLMDEAENDVLAFMTFPRAHWTQIYSTNPLERLNAEIKRRTNVVGIFPNDASITRLVGAMMLEQNDEWSLNRRYMQLEGLQTLSDTAPTRLSAVAR, encoded by the coding sequence ATGACCACCGCCACTATGGCATTAGCCGAGCTCGCCGAGAAGGGAGCTGATGTCGACGTCCTGCGCCAGATGGTGCAGTTCATGGCCCAGCGCCTGATGGAGCTCGATGTCGAAGGCCGCTGCGGCGCTGCCTACGACGAGAAGAATCCCGCCGAACGGCTCAACAGCCGCAACGGCTACCGCGAGCGCACCTGGGATACCCGTGCGGGCAGCGTCGAACTGAAGATCCCCAAGCTACGCCAAGGCAGCTACTTCCCCGAGTTCCTGGAGCCTCGGCGCACCGCCGAGAAGGCGCTCACCGCCGTCATCCAGGAAGCCTACGTTCAGGGCATCTCCACCCGCTCGGTAGACGACCTGGTCAAGTCGCTGGGCATGAGCGGCGTCTCCAAGAGCCAGGTCAGCCGACTGTGCGGCGAGCTCGATGAGCGCGTCAACGCCTTCCTGGGACGGCAGATCGAGGGCGACTGGCCCTACCTGTGGATCGACGCCACCTACGTGAAGACGCGCGAGGCCGGCCGCATCGTGAGCGTGGCGGTGATAGTGGCCGTGGGCGTGAATACCGACGGCCAGCGTGAAGTGCTGGGTTTGAAGGTCGGTGCGTCGGAAGCCGAGCCCTTCTGGACCGAGTTCCTGCGCAGCCTGAACCGTCGAGGTCTTCGCGGTGTGAAGCTCGTGATCAGCGACAGCCACGAAGGCATCAAGGCGGCGGCTGCGAAGGTCCTGAAGGCCACCTGGCAGCGTTGCCGGGTGCACTTCATGCGCAACGCTCTGGCGCATGCCGGCAAGACGCAGCGGCGCATGGTCTCGGCCGCCATCGGCACGGTGTTCGTGCAGGACTCCGCCGATGCTGCGCGAGCCCAATGGAGGTCGGTGGCCGACCAGCTCCGAGACAAGTTCCCCAAGCTCGGCACCTTGATGGACGAAGCGGAGAACGATGTGCTGGCCTTCATGACCTTCCCGCGGGCGCACTGGACGCAGATCTACAGCACGAATCCTCTGGAACGGCTGAACGCCGAGATCAAGCGTCGCACGAACGTCGTGGGCATCTTCCCCAACGACGCCTCGATCACCCGGCTCGTCGGCGCCATGATGCTCGAGCAGAACGACGAGTGGTCGCTCAACCGGCGCTATATGCAGTTGGAGGGCTTGCAGACGCTGAGCGATACTGCGCCCACTCGGCTGTCCGCAGTGGCACGCTGA
- a CDS encoding flagellar biosynthetic protein FliO: protein MLSKTSLQTTIRNLQEAQLRQSRDAYAAYLAAARRDRTEPADQDQASREFGNAELAEYFEGPTRTYEAALKRLQSIDFGPKSRVEEGAAVQVDDRWYVIGVASQAFECDGVTYMGISTDAPIYKALEGAAAGDAVAFRGRDWKIQAVA, encoded by the coding sequence ATGTTGAGCAAGACTTCCCTTCAGACGACCATCAGGAATCTCCAGGAGGCGCAATTGCGGCAGTCGCGCGATGCCTATGCGGCTTACCTCGCCGCAGCGAGGCGGGACCGCACGGAACCCGCCGACCAGGACCAGGCGTCGCGAGAATTCGGCAATGCCGAACTGGCGGAGTACTTCGAGGGGCCGACGCGAACCTATGAGGCTGCGCTGAAGCGCCTGCAGTCCATCGACTTCGGGCCGAAGTCGCGCGTGGAGGAGGGCGCTGCCGTCCAGGTCGACGACCGTTGGTACGTCATAGGCGTTGCAAGCCAGGCTTTCGAGTGCGACGGCGTGACGTACATGGGAATCTCAACGGACGCTCCCATCTACAAGGCTCTCGAAGGGGCGGCGGCTGGCGATGCCGTTGCATTCCGCGGGCGCGACTGGAAGATCCAGGCGGTTGCCTGA
- a CDS encoding FAD-binding oxidoreductase, translated as MTRLPWSPATVQAKRLATPDAVSLLLENTIGEYLAGQHVDVRLVAEDGYEARRSYSIASAPGSSALEFLVERLPGGEASPFIADELQPGDTLEIRGPVGGHFTWTPSDRHPIALIAGGSGIAPLMSMVRHRSAAPDPEAPALLLYSAKKWSHMAFAAELESLAASDSSFSFVATTTREPARRPGDFGRRIDMEMLAAVLDSRGDRRELACFICGATEFVETAATALVRLGVPAEAVKTERYGGA; from the coding sequence ATGACTCGCCTGCCCTGGTCGCCGGCGACGGTACAGGCGAAGCGCCTTGCCACCCCTGACGCCGTCAGCCTGCTGCTGGAGAACACCATCGGCGAATACCTGGCAGGCCAGCACGTGGACGTGCGTCTCGTCGCCGAAGACGGGTACGAGGCGCGGCGCAGCTACTCGATCGCGTCCGCCCCCGGCAGTTCGGCGCTGGAGTTCCTGGTCGAGCGCCTTCCCGGCGGAGAGGCGTCCCCGTTCATCGCGGACGAACTCCAGCCTGGCGACACTCTCGAGATTCGCGGCCCTGTCGGCGGACATTTCACGTGGACGCCTTCGGATCGCCACCCCATTGCCCTCATCGCGGGCGGCTCGGGCATCGCACCGCTGATGTCGATGGTCCGGCATCGGTCTGCAGCGCCGGACCCGGAAGCTCCGGCGCTGCTCCTGTACAGCGCCAAGAAGTGGTCGCACATGGCGTTCGCGGCGGAACTGGAGAGCCTGGCGGCGAGCGACTCAAGCTTCTCCTTCGTCGCAACGACGACCAGAGAACCGGCGCGCCGGCCCGGCGACTTCGGCCGACGCATCGACATGGAAATGCTGGCTGCGGTGCTTGACTCCCGGGGCGACCGCCGGGAACTGGCGTGCTTCATCTGCGGGGCCACCGAATTCGTGGAAACGGCGGCCACCGCCCTCGTGCGGCTGGGGGTACCAGCGGAGGCGGTGAAGACGGAGCGATACGGAGGCGCCTGA
- a CDS encoding sulfite oxidase-like oxidoreductase yields MATRGFTGRRVDPETAARLPPGQHATQDFPVLSATPTPQIDLGDWRFTLKQGSRPIASWSWLEFSRLPRTLWTGDIHCVTSWSKFDTAWEGVSIDHLLKEAGVGELTSFVLAECYGGYTTNVPTADLVGGKAMVATMYGGRPLSAQHGGPSRLLVPHLYFWKSAKWCNGLKFTERDEAGFWELRGYHMRGDPWKEQRYSGDR; encoded by the coding sequence GTGGCAACCAGAGGCTTTACCGGCCGTCGCGTCGATCCCGAAACCGCTGCTCGCTTGCCGCCGGGACAGCACGCGACCCAGGACTTTCCGGTTCTGTCGGCGACCCCGACACCGCAGATCGATCTGGGCGACTGGAGGTTCACCTTGAAGCAGGGTTCCAGGCCGATCGCCAGTTGGTCATGGCTGGAATTCAGCCGGCTGCCTCGCACCCTTTGGACAGGCGACATCCACTGCGTCACCTCATGGTCGAAGTTCGATACGGCCTGGGAGGGGGTGTCCATCGACCACCTCTTGAAGGAGGCGGGTGTCGGGGAGCTGACATCATTCGTTCTGGCCGAGTGCTACGGCGGCTACACGACCAACGTCCCCACTGCGGATCTGGTGGGCGGGAAGGCGATGGTGGCGACCATGTACGGAGGGCGCCCCCTGTCTGCGCAGCACGGAGGCCCTTCGCGCCTGCTGGTTCCGCACCTGTATTTCTGGAAGAGCGCCAAGTGGTGCAATGGCCTGAAATTCACCGAGCGCGACGAAGCAGGATTCTGGGAACTGCGCGGCTATCACATGCGGGGCGATCCGTGGAAAGAGCAACGGTACTCCGGTGACCGTTAG
- the msrA gene encoding peptide-methionine (S)-S-oxide reductase MsrA, which produces MTMTTERAILAGGCFWGMQQLFRRRDGVITTRVGYSGGDVFNATYRNHGTHAEAIEVIFDPKRLGFRDLLEFFFQVHDPSTRNRQVNDTGTSYRSAIFYTSEEQKRIAQETIAEADATGLWPGKIVTEVVPAGDFWEAEPEHQDYLERRPNGYTCHYVRPDWVLPATKAGR; this is translated from the coding sequence ATGACCATGACCACGGAACGCGCGATTCTCGCCGGTGGCTGCTTCTGGGGGATGCAGCAGCTGTTCCGGCGCCGTGACGGCGTCATAACAACCCGGGTGGGGTATTCAGGCGGGGACGTCTTTAACGCCACGTACCGCAACCACGGCACGCACGCCGAAGCCATCGAAGTCATCTTCGATCCCAAAAGACTTGGCTTTCGCGATCTGCTGGAGTTCTTCTTCCAGGTTCACGATCCCTCGACCCGGAACCGGCAGGTCAACGACACCGGCACGAGCTACCGGTCTGCCATCTTCTACACCAGCGAGGAGCAGAAGCGCATCGCGCAAGAGACCATCGCCGAAGCGGATGCGACCGGCTTGTGGCCGGGAAAGATCGTGACAGAGGTTGTGCCGGCGGGTGATTTCTGGGAAGCAGAGCCGGAACATCAAGACTATCTGGAACGCAGGCCGAACGGCTACACCTGCCATTACGTCCGGCCGGATTGGGTGCTTCCTGCGACGAAGGCGGGTCGCTAG